A stretch of the Brassica napus cultivar Da-Ae chromosome C7 unlocalized genomic scaffold, Da-Ae chrC07_Random_27, whole genome shotgun sequence genome encodes the following:
- the LOC106430676 gene encoding anther-specific protein BCP1-like, giving the protein MGRQNAVLVFGLVFLAILGLAAAASSPSPSASPSKAPAAPVTDVEAPVSEDTIGTTDDDAAASPGDGDVAVAGPLGSDSSYGSNGPSPSTDAADSGAAALGVSAVFVGVASIAGSFLFL; this is encoded by the coding sequence ATGGGTCGCCAAAACGCTGTCCTAGTTTTTGGCCTCGTGTTCTTGGCCATCCTTGGCCTCGCCGCAGCTGCCTCCTCTCCGTCTCCTTCAGCGTCACCCTCCAAAGCTCCGGCTGCTCCCGTAACCGATGTCGAAGCTCCAGTGAGCGAGGACACCATTGGAACCACCGATGACGATGCAGCTGCTTCTCCAGGTGATGGTGACGTAGCTGTGGCTGGTCCTCTAGGAAGTGACTCCTCCTACGGTAGTAATGGACCTTCACCTTCTACTGATGCTGCTGACAGCGGCGCGGCTGCTCTTGGCGTCTCTGCGGTCTTCGTTGGTGTTGCATCCATCGCGGGTTCTTTCTTGTTTCTCTGA
- the LOC125594979 gene encoding T-complex protein 1 subunit epsilon-like, whose translation MALAFDEFGRPFIILREQDQKTRLRGIDAQKANIAAGKAVARILRSSLGPKGMDKMLQGPDGDVTITNDGATILEQMDVDNQIAKLMVELSRSQDYEIGDGTTGVVVMAGALLEQAERQLDRGIHPIRIAEGYEMASRVAVEHLERISQKFEFDVNNYEPLVQTCMTTLSSKIVNRCKRRLAEIAVKAVLAVADLERRDVNLDLIKVEGKVGGNLEDTELIYGILVDKDMSHPQMPKQIEDAHIAILTCPFEPPKPKTKHKVDIDTVQKFETLRKQEQQYFDEMVQKCKDVGATLVICQWGFDDEANHLLMHRNLPAVRWVGGVELELIAIATGGRIVPRFQELTPEKLGKAGMVREKSFGTTKERMLYIEHCANSKAVTIFIRGGNKMMIEETKRSIHDALCVARNLIRNKSIVYGGGAAEIACSLAVDAAADKYPGVEQYAIRAFAEALDSVPMALAENSGLQPIETLSAVKSQQLKENIPFYGIDCNDVGTNDMREQNVFETLIGKQQQILLATQVVKMILKIDDVISNSEY comes from the exons ATGGCGCTGGCGTTCGACGAGTTCGGGCGCCCGTTCATTATACTGAGAGAGCAGGATCAAAAGACGCGTCTCAGAGGCATCGATGCTCAGAAAGCCAATATCGCCGCCGGCAAAGCGGTGGCTCGGATCCTCCGTTCCTCTCTCGGACCCAAGGGAATGGACAAGATGCTTCAGGGACCTGACGGAGACGTCACCATCA CTAACGATGGTGCGACGATCTTGGAGCAAATGGATGTTGACAACCAGATTGCGAAGCTTATGGTTGAGCTGTCACGGAGTCAGGATTATGAGATTGGTGACGGTACAACGGGTGTTGTTGTCATGGCTGGTGCACTTCTTGAGCAAGCTGAGCGTCAATTAGATAGGGGGATTCATCCTATCCGTATCGCTGAGGGATATGAGATGGCTTCTAGAGTGGCTGTTGAGCATCTTGAGCGTATATCTCAGAAGTTTGAGTTCGATGTTAATAACTACGAGCCTTTGGTTCAAACATGCATGACTACTCTATCCTCCAAGAT TGTGAACCGATGCAAGCGGAGATTAGCTGAGATTGCTGTGAAAGCAGTTCTTGCTGTTGCTGATTTAGAGAGGAGGGATGTTAACTTGGATCTGATAAAAGTAGAGGGCAAAGTCGGGGGAAACTTGGAGGACACTGAGCTTATTTATGGAATACTGGTTGACAAAGATATGAGTCATCCACAGATGCCAAAGCAAATTGAAGATGCCCACATTGCCATTTTGACTTGCCCCTTTGAGCCACCGAAGCCGAAGACTAAGCATAAGGTGGACATTGACACAGTGCAGAAGTTTGAGACGTTGCGCAAGCAAGAACAGCAATACTTCGATGAGATGGTTCAAAAGTGCAag GATGTTGGAGCTACACTTGTTATTTGCCAATGGGGATTCGATGATGAAGCGAACCATCTATTAATGCACAGGAATTTGCCTGCTGTTAGATGGGTGGGGGGTGTTGAATTAGAACTTATCGCAATAGCCACAG GCGGCAGAATTGTTCCAAGATTCCAGGAGTTGACCCCAGAGAAGTTAGGGAAG GCTGGCATGGTCCGTGAAAAATCATTTGGCACAACCAAAGAACGAATGCTGTATATTGAGCACTGTGCGAACTCAAAAGCTGTTACTATTTTCATCCGTGGAG GTAATAAAATGATGATAGAAGAAACAAAGCGTAGTATCCACGATGCTCTGTGTGTGGCAAGGAATCTCATCCGCAATAAGTCAATCGTATATGGAGGTGGTGCAGCTGAAATCGCATGCTCACTTGCAGTTGATGCAGCTGCTGATAAATACCCTGGCGTCGAGCAG TATGCAATAAGGGCATTTGCAGAAGCTTTGGACTCCGTACCTATGGCTCTTGCAGAGAACAGTGGATTACAGCCCATTGAGACACTCTCAGCGGTTAAATCCCAGCAACTTAAG GAGAACATTCCTTTCTATGGGATAGATTGCAATGACGTGGGAACAAACGATATGAGAGAGCAAAACGTGTTTGAAACATTGATCGGGAAGCAGCAGCAGATATTGCTTGCAACTCAAGTCGTTAAGATGATCCTAAAGATCGACGATGTCATCTCCAATTCTGAATATTGA
- the LOC125594980 gene encoding protein JINGUBANG-like codes for MRVLSWLDSSRRRRVQKSLKHLDSDDSATSSSLSEVTGSSSLHSSLSLQTLPSVPSLQKIPSDAHAITVSHSVTSSFKLRERSLPVTCLAVNGGYLFAVSGHEVSIYDRAMCAHLDTFNGQDPFSGSVKSVGFSGEKIFTAHQDGKIGVWKLTAKSGYKQLTTLPTLNDRLRRFALPKNYVQVRRHKKRLWIEHADAVTALAVNNGFIYSVSWDKTLKIWRASDLRCKESIKAHDDAVNAVAVSANGTVYTGSADRRIRVWAKPDDSKRHELVATLEKHKSAVNALALNDDGSFLFSGSCDRSILVWERVDSSNYMAVSGALRGHDKAILSLFNVSDLLLSGSADRTVRIWRRGADGCYSCLEVLSGHTKPVKSLAAVRDSESDGVVSIVSGSLDGEVKCWKVSVSKPDNSIYKSIVL; via the coding sequence ATGAGGGTTTTGTCATGGCTGGATTCTTCCCGGAGAAGACGAGTACAAAAATCTCTAAAGCATTTAGATTCCGACGATAGCGCCACGTCATCGTCACTAAGCGAAGTCACCGGCTCTAGCAGCCTCCATAGCAGTCTCTCTCTTCAGACACTCCCTTCTGTTCCATCTCTTCAGAAAATCCCCTCCGACGCTCACGCCATCACCGTCTCTCACTCCGTTACCTCCTCGTTCAAACTCCGCGAACGGAGTCTCCCCGTCACTTGTCTCGCCGTCAACGGAGGTTATCTCTTCGCAGTCTCTGGACACGAAGTCAGCATCTACGATCGCGCCATGTGTGCTCATCTCGACACTTTTAACGGCCAGGATCCTTTCTCAGGCTCCGTTAAATCCGTCGGTTTCTCCGGTGAGAAAATATTTACCGCTCATCAGGACGGTAAAATCGGAGTTTGGAAATTAACCGCGAAAAGTGGTTACAAACAGTTAACGACGCTTCCTACTTTAAACGACCGTTTGCGACGTTTCGCTCTCCCTAAAAATTACGTTCAGGTTCGCCGTCACAAGAAACGTCTCTGGATCGAACACGCTGACGCCGTTACCGCTCTTGCCGTTAATAACGGTTTCATTTACTCCGTCTCTTGGGACAAGACACTGAAGATATGGAGAGCTTCCGATCTTCGTTGCAAGGAATCAATCAAAGCCCATGATGACGCCGTTAACGCCGTCGCCGTCTCTGCAAACGGCACCGTTTATACTGGATCGGCGGACAGACGTATACGGGTTTGGGCGAAACCCGACGACTCGAAACGACACGAGTTAGTCGCGACATTGGAAAAACATAAATCTGCTGTTAACGCTCTGGCATTAAACGACGACGGATCGTTCTTGTTCTCCGGTTCGTGTGACCGGTCAATTTTGGTTTGGGAGAGAGTGGACAGCTCTAACTACATGGCGGTGAGTGGTGCTTTGAGAGGACACGACAAAGCAATACTTAGCTTGTTTAACGTGTCTGATTTGCTCCTAAGTGGATCTGCTGATCGGACGGTCAGGATTTGGCGGCGCGGAGCCGACGGTTGTTATAGTTGCTTGGAGGTGCTTTCCGGTCACACGAAACCGGTTAAGTCGCTTGCAGCAGTTAGAGATTCGGAGTCAGACGGCGTCGTTTCAATCGTTAGTGGAAGTCTTGACGGAGAGGTTAAGTGTTGGAAGGTCTCCGTCTCCAAACCGGATAATTCAATTTACAAGAGTATTGTTTTGtga